In one window of Pseudomonas chlororaphis subsp. chlororaphis DNA:
- a CDS encoding molecular chaperone HscC: MQDATLPRPALLGIDLGTTNSLIAVWQDGRAQLIPNALGDVLTPSVVSLDEDDSILVGKAARARLTTHPERTAAAFKRFMGSDKRLELGGRPFSPEELSALVIGSLKQDAEAFLGHPVQEAVISVPAYFSDEQRKRTLFAAELAGLTVSRLINEPTAAAMAYGLHEQKFERTLIFDLGGGTFDVTVLEYALPLIEVHASTGDNFLGGEDFTEALLQACLKDWQLTPAQIDAQGMASLGDALEQLKCALAEGTQSLSWRHGDTSYEWTLDEALALKIWEPLLARLRAPIEQALRDARLKPRDLDSLVLVGGATRMPAVQQMVATLFGRLPYRHLDPDTIVALGAATQAACKARDGAIEELILTDVCPYTLGISTRRGEQVSGAFSPIIERNTVIPTSRVQQFYTTHPHQAFIRIEVYQGERPWVRDNIFIDAFDVPLTPSEQIQSLDVRFSYDINGLLEVDVTLLASGERHSHSIDRSPTGLDAQSRQASHERLTALKIHPRDALPNRTLLARLERAWAQSLGDERERIADWLGTFTAVLGGQQPTEIASHRTQLNKALDQLRL, from the coding sequence ATGCAGGATGCAACCCTCCCCCGCCCGGCCCTTCTGGGCATTGACCTTGGCACCACCAACAGCCTGATCGCCGTCTGGCAGGACGGCCGCGCCCAGTTGATCCCCAACGCCCTCGGCGATGTCCTGACCCCGTCGGTGGTCAGCCTCGATGAAGACGACAGCATCCTGGTGGGCAAGGCCGCGCGGGCCCGCCTGACAACCCACCCGGAACGCACGGCCGCGGCCTTCAAGCGCTTCATGGGCAGCGACAAGCGCCTCGAACTGGGCGGCCGGCCGTTCAGCCCGGAAGAACTCTCGGCGCTGGTGATCGGTTCGCTCAAACAGGATGCCGAAGCCTTTCTCGGCCATCCGGTGCAGGAAGCGGTGATTTCGGTGCCCGCCTACTTCAGCGACGAACAACGCAAGCGCACGCTGTTCGCCGCCGAACTGGCGGGCCTGACGGTGTCGCGGCTGATCAACGAGCCGACCGCGGCCGCCATGGCCTACGGGCTGCACGAACAGAAGTTCGAACGCACGCTGATCTTCGACCTGGGCGGCGGCACCTTCGACGTCACGGTGCTGGAATACGCACTGCCGCTGATTGAGGTGCATGCCTCCACCGGCGACAACTTCCTGGGCGGCGAGGACTTTACCGAGGCCTTGTTGCAGGCCTGCCTCAAGGACTGGCAACTCACCCCGGCGCAGATCGACGCCCAGGGCATGGCCAGCCTGGGCGACGCCCTGGAGCAGCTCAAGTGCGCACTCGCCGAAGGCACTCAGTCACTGAGCTGGCGCCATGGGGACACGTCATATGAATGGACGCTGGACGAAGCGCTGGCACTGAAGATCTGGGAACCGCTGCTGGCCCGGTTGCGGGCGCCCATCGAACAGGCCCTGCGCGATGCCCGCCTCAAGCCTCGCGACCTCGACAGCCTGGTGCTGGTAGGCGGCGCCACCCGGATGCCGGCGGTGCAGCAGATGGTCGCCACCCTGTTCGGCCGCCTGCCTTACCGCCATCTCGACCCGGATACGATCGTCGCGCTGGGCGCCGCCACCCAGGCCGCCTGCAAGGCCCGGGACGGGGCCATCGAAGAATTGATCCTGACTGACGTCTGCCCCTACACCCTGGGGATTTCCACCCGTCGCGGCGAACAGGTCAGCGGGGCCTTTTCGCCAATCATCGAACGCAACACGGTAATCCCGACCTCACGGGTGCAGCAGTTCTACACCACACATCCGCATCAGGCGTTTATCCGCATCGAGGTGTACCAAGGCGAGCGGCCCTGGGTACGGGACAATATTTTCATCGACGCCTTCGACGTGCCCCTAACGCCCAGCGAACAGATCCAGTCCCTGGACGTGCGCTTCAGCTATGACATCAATGGCCTGCTCGAAGTCGACGTCACCCTGCTGGCCAGCGGCGAACGCCATAGCCACAGCATCGACCGCAGCCCCACCGGGCTCGATGCGCAATCCCGGCAGGCCAGCCATGAGCGGCTGACCGCGCTGAAAATCCATCCTCGCGACGCCCTGCCCAACCGCACCCTGCTGGCACGCCTGGAACGGGCGTGGGCGCAAAGCCTGGGCGACGAGCGCGAGCGCATCGCCGACTGGCTGGGCACCTTCACCGCCGTGCTCGGTGGCCAGCAACCGACGGAGATTGCCAGCCATCGGACCCAACTGAACAAGGCGCTGGATCAACTGCGTCTCTAG
- a CDS encoding sensor domain-containing protein — protein MPKPADRLPPMPRVHALDPKQSEQSWESAPQLLAALNGARLGAWYWDIESGQISWSRGTQALFGFDPRQPLPKDLEYLDLLPEEDRAKTIRAFHSVLAGAPLEQAMHHRIRWPDGSLHWLEINGSVLPDKHGKPRMIGVIREITHQRQREQALSSSEKRFATLFHLCPNMVLLTRLEDGLISEANQYFESLFGWPVQHVIGRTTLELGLWVDPEQRAQMVKAVQKRGQAATLEVQLRASNGQIHDGILSAQKVELEGQAYLLSTFLDTSERKLAEQALKDSQERLDLALDSAQLGTWDWHIPSGMLYGSARAAQLHGLEPMPFHESFDAFFEGVPDEERNSMRDAYRSLREGPAGNYQLTYRVQLADGSSRFLESRARLYRDEQGHPLRMAGTLLDITEQVEREQRLVTSEEKFASLFQVSPDPICVTLQETGQLIEINSSFTQTFGWTADEVLNRSADEIGLWDDSAQRLQRVEQVIREQALNNVAVVVRHKDGHPLACIISSRQITVDKQPCIVTTLRDITQQQRSEAALKASEEKFAKAFHSSPDAITITERDTGRYLEVNDGFCRLTGYRAEEVIGRTVYQVGIWAEEKQRSILLAELQLKGRVNHLEMLGRNKRGDILTVEVSIEPITLNETPCLLLTARDVSLLKNAQAQIRHLAYHDPLTNLPNRALLMDRLSQQIALLKRHNLRGALLFLDLDHFKHINDSLGHPVGDTVLKIVTARLEASVRMEDTVARLGGDEFVVLLSGLEGSRSEVSEQVRELADTLRELLSEPMFLDGQRLQVTPSIGVALIPDHGSTPTDLLKRADIALYRAKDSGRNTTQMFHNTMQKAASERMRMETDLRLALSRGEFSLHFQPQVDARDNRIVGAEALVRWHHPELGAQSPTEFIKVLEDSGLILEVGTWILDEACQAFSQLIAEGLVDPLDFSLCVNISPRQFRQNDFVERIEHSLSHYQLPPSLLKLEITEGIVIQNLEDTIGKMRRLKKLGVSFAMDDFGTGYSSLTYLKRLPVDALKIDQSFVRDATHDPNDAEIVRAIVAMARSLDLKVIAEGVETAEQLEFLQGLGCHLYQGYLHSRPLPLEGLKALLV, from the coding sequence ATGCCAAAACCCGCTGACCGTCTACCGCCCATGCCGCGCGTTCACGCGCTCGACCCGAAACAGTCGGAGCAAAGCTGGGAGAGCGCCCCGCAGTTGCTTGCCGCACTCAATGGCGCACGGCTGGGCGCCTGGTACTGGGACATCGAAAGCGGGCAAATCAGCTGGTCGCGGGGCACCCAGGCGCTGTTTGGCTTCGATCCGCGCCAGCCGCTGCCCAAAGACCTGGAATACCTCGACCTGCTGCCTGAGGAAGACCGCGCCAAAACCATTCGCGCCTTCCATTCGGTGCTGGCCGGCGCGCCGCTGGAACAGGCGATGCATCACCGCATCCGCTGGCCCGACGGCAGCCTGCACTGGCTGGAAATCAACGGCAGCGTGCTGCCGGACAAACATGGCAAGCCCCGAATGATCGGGGTGATTCGCGAAATCACCCACCAACGCCAGCGGGAACAAGCCCTCAGCAGTTCGGAAAAACGTTTTGCCACGCTGTTTCACCTGTGCCCGAACATGGTGCTGCTGACCCGCCTGGAAGACGGCCTGATCAGCGAAGCCAACCAGTACTTCGAAAGCCTCTTCGGCTGGCCGGTGCAGCATGTCATCGGCCGCACCACCCTCGAACTGGGCCTGTGGGTCGACCCGGAACAACGCGCGCAAATGGTCAAGGCGGTACAAAAGCGCGGCCAGGCCGCCACCCTCGAGGTGCAACTGCGCGCCAGCAACGGGCAGATTCACGACGGTATTCTCAGTGCCCAGAAAGTCGAGCTGGAAGGCCAGGCCTACCTGCTCAGCACCTTTCTCGACACCAGCGAACGCAAGCTCGCCGAACAGGCCCTCAAGGACAGCCAGGAGCGCCTCGACCTGGCGCTGGACTCGGCCCAGCTCGGCACCTGGGACTGGCACATTCCCAGCGGCATGCTCTACGGCTCGGCCCGCGCCGCGCAGCTGCATGGCCTGGAGCCGATGCCGTTCCATGAGTCCTTCGATGCATTTTTCGAGGGCGTGCCCGACGAAGAGCGCAACAGCATGCGCGATGCCTACCGCAGCCTGCGCGAAGGCCCGGCCGGCAATTATCAACTGACCTACCGCGTGCAACTGGCCGATGGCTCGTCACGCTTTCTGGAAAGCCGCGCCCGCCTCTACCGCGATGAGCAGGGCCATCCGCTGCGCATGGCCGGGACCTTGCTGGACATTACCGAACAGGTCGAGCGCGAGCAGCGCCTGGTGACGTCCGAGGAAAAGTTCGCCAGCCTGTTCCAGGTCAGCCCGGACCCGATCTGCGTCACGCTCCAGGAAACCGGGCAGCTCATCGAGATCAACTCCAGCTTCACCCAGACCTTCGGCTGGACCGCCGACGAAGTGCTCAACCGCAGCGCCGACGAAATCGGTCTCTGGGACGACTCCGCCCAGCGCCTGCAACGGGTCGAGCAGGTAATCCGCGAACAGGCGCTGAACAACGTCGCGGTGGTGGTCCGGCACAAGGACGGGCACCCCCTGGCCTGCATCATTTCCAGCCGGCAGATCACCGTCGACAAACAGCCGTGCATTGTCACCACGCTGCGCGACATCACCCAGCAACAACGCTCCGAGGCCGCGCTCAAGGCCAGCGAAGAGAAGTTCGCCAAGGCATTCCACTCCAGCCCCGACGCTATCACCATCACCGAGCGCGACACCGGGCGTTACCTGGAGGTCAACGACGGCTTCTGCCGGCTGACCGGCTACCGCGCCGAAGAAGTGATCGGCCGTACCGTGTATCAGGTCGGTATCTGGGCCGAGGAAAAACAGCGCTCGATCCTGCTCGCCGAGCTGCAGCTCAAAGGTCGGGTCAATCACCTGGAAATGCTCGGCCGCAACAAGCGTGGCGATATCCTGACAGTCGAGGTCTCGATCGAACCCATTACCCTCAATGAAACCCCCTGCCTGCTGCTCACCGCGCGGGACGTCAGCCTGCTGAAAAATGCCCAGGCACAGATTCGCCACCTGGCCTACCACGACCCGCTGACCAACCTGCCCAACCGCGCGCTGTTGATGGACCGCCTGAGCCAGCAGATCGCCCTGCTCAAGCGCCACAACCTGCGCGGCGCCCTGCTGTTCCTCGACCTGGACCATTTCAAGCACATCAACGATTCCCTCGGCCATCCGGTGGGCGACACCGTGCTGAAGATCGTCACCGCGCGGCTCGAAGCCAGCGTGCGCATGGAAGACACCGTGGCACGCCTGGGCGGCGATGAGTTCGTGGTCCTGCTCAGCGGCCTGGAAGGCAGCCGCAGCGAAGTCAGCGAGCAGGTGCGTGAACTGGCCGATACCCTGCGCGAGCTGCTGTCCGAACCGATGTTCCTTGACGGCCAGCGCCTGCAGGTGACCCCGAGCATCGGCGTGGCGCTGATTCCCGATCACGGCTCGACCCCCACCGACCTGCTCAAGCGCGCCGACATCGCGCTGTACCGGGCCAAGGACTCCGGGCGCAACACCACCCAGATGTTCCACAACACCATGCAGAAAGCTGCCAGCGAGCGCATGCGCATGGAGACCGACCTGCGTCTGGCGCTGTCCCGGGGCGAATTCAGCCTGCATTTCCAGCCCCAGGTCGATGCCCGCGACAACCGCATCGTCGGCGCCGAGGCCCTGGTGCGCTGGCACCACCCCGAACTGGGGGCGCAATCGCCCACCGAGTTCATCAAGGTCCTGGAAGACAGCGGCCTGATCCTCGAGGTCGGCACCTGGATTCTCGACGAAGCCTGCCAGGCCTTCAGCCAGCTGATCGCCGAAGGTCTGGTGGACCCGCTCGACTTCAGCCTGTGCGTGAACATCAGCCCGCGACAGTTCCGCCAGAACGACTTCGTCGAGCGTATAGAGCACAGCCTGAGCCATTACCAGCTGCCGCCTTCGCTGCTGAAGCTGGAGATCACCGAAGGCATCGTGATCCAGAACCTGGAAGACACCATCGGCAAGATGCGGCGCCTGAAAAAACTTGGCGTGAGTTTCGCCATGGACGACTTCGGCACCGGTTATTCGTCGCTGACCTACCTCAAGCGCTTGCCGGTGGATGCGCTGAAGATCGATCAGTCCTTCGTCCGCGATGCGACCCACGACCCCAACGACGCGGAGATCGTGCGCGCCATCGTCGCCATGGCCCGCAGCCTGGACCTGAAGGTGATCGCCGAAGGCGTGGAAACCGCGGAGCAGCTCGAGTTCCTGCAAGGCCTGGGCTGCCATTTGTATCAGGGTTACCTGCACAGCCGACCGCTGCCGCTGGAGGGGTTGAAAGCCCTGCTGGTCTGA
- a CDS encoding LysR family transcriptional regulator — protein MDLANLNAFIAIAETGSFSGAGERLHLTQPAISKRIAGLEQQLNVRLFDRLGREVGLTEAGRALLPRAYQILNVLDDTRRALTNLTGEVSGRLTLATSHHIGLHRLPPLLRAFTRRYPEVALDIQFLDSEVAYEEILHGRAELAVITLAPEPHTLVKATPVWNDPLDFVAAPEHPLVSNGTVSLADIALHPAVFPGGNTFTHHIVQRLFEAQGLTPNIAMSTNYLETIKMMVSIGLAWSVLPRTMLDDQVARIPLPGIQLTRQLGYILHTERTLSNAARAFMALLDAQVDWPGTKA, from the coding sequence ATGGACCTGGCCAACCTCAATGCCTTTATCGCGATTGCCGAAACCGGCAGCTTCTCCGGAGCCGGCGAGCGCCTGCACCTGACCCAGCCGGCCATCAGCAAGCGCATCGCCGGCCTTGAGCAACAGCTCAATGTCCGGCTGTTCGATCGCCTGGGCCGCGAAGTGGGCCTGACCGAGGCCGGACGCGCCCTGCTGCCGCGGGCTTATCAGATCCTCAACGTGCTGGACGACACCCGCCGGGCGCTGACCAACCTGACCGGCGAAGTCAGCGGCCGCCTGACCCTGGCGACCAGCCACCATATCGGTCTGCACCGCCTGCCGCCCCTGCTGCGCGCCTTTACCCGCCGATACCCGGAAGTGGCCCTGGACATCCAGTTTCTCGACTCGGAAGTGGCCTATGAAGAGATCCTCCATGGTCGCGCCGAGCTGGCGGTGATCACCCTGGCCCCCGAACCCCATACACTGGTCAAGGCCACTCCGGTGTGGAACGACCCGCTGGACTTCGTCGCCGCCCCCGAGCATCCGCTAGTGAGCAACGGCACGGTCAGCCTGGCCGATATCGCCCTGCATCCGGCGGTATTTCCCGGCGGCAACACCTTCACTCACCATATTGTCCAGCGCCTGTTCGAGGCCCAGGGCCTGACGCCGAACATCGCCATGAGCACTAACTATCTGGAAACCATCAAGATGATGGTGTCCATCGGCCTGGCCTGGAGCGTCTTGCCGCGCACCATGCTCGACGATCAGGTGGCGCGCATTCCTTTACCGGGCATACAGCTCACTCGCCAGCTAGGCTATATCCTGCATACCGAACGGACGCTGTCGAATGCTGCGCGGGCTTTCATGGCCTTACTGGATGCACAAGTCGATTGGCCAGGGACCAAGGCGTAA
- the leuC gene encoding 3-isopropylmalate dehydratase large subunit, with the protein MAGKTLYDKLWDSHLVKQRDDGSALIYIDRHIIHEVTSPQAFEGLRLAGRKPWRIDANIATPDHNVPTTPERKGGISAIADQVSRLQVQTLDDNCDEYGIVEFKMNDVRQGIVHVIGPEQGATLPGMTVVCGDSHTSTHGAFGALAHGIGTSEVEHVLATQCLVAKKMKNMLVRVEGKLPFGVTAKDIVLAVIGKIGTAGGNGHAIEFAGSAIRDLSVEGRMTICNMSIEAGARVGLVAADEKTVEYVKGRPFAPKGAEWDLAVEAWKDLVSDADAKFDTVVELDAAQIKPQVSWGTSPEMVLAVDQNVPDPAKEMDLVKRDSIVRALKYMGLTANQAITDIQLDRVFIGSCTNSRIEDLRAAAVIAKGRKVASTIKQAIVVPGSGLVKAQAESEGLDKIFLEAGFEWREPGCSMCLAMNPDRLESGEHCASTSNRNFEGRQGAGGRTHLVSPAMAAAAAVNGRFVDVRELI; encoded by the coding sequence ATGGCCGGCAAAACGCTCTACGACAAGCTCTGGGATTCGCATTTGGTCAAGCAGCGCGACGATGGCTCGGCGCTGATCTATATCGATCGTCACATCATCCACGAAGTGACCTCGCCGCAAGCCTTCGAAGGCCTGCGTCTGGCCGGGCGCAAGCCTTGGCGCATCGATGCCAACATCGCGACCCCGGACCACAACGTACCGACCACGCCGGAGCGCAAGGGCGGCATCAGCGCTATCGCCGACCAGGTCTCGCGTTTGCAGGTTCAGACCCTCGACGACAACTGTGACGAATACGGCATCGTCGAATTCAAGATGAACGACGTGCGTCAGGGCATCGTTCACGTCATCGGCCCGGAGCAGGGCGCCACCTTGCCCGGCATGACCGTGGTCTGCGGCGACTCCCACACCTCGACCCACGGTGCCTTTGGCGCCCTGGCGCACGGCATCGGCACCTCCGAGGTCGAGCACGTGCTCGCCACCCAGTGCCTGGTCGCCAAGAAAATGAAAAACATGCTGGTGCGGGTCGAGGGCAAGTTGCCATTTGGCGTGACCGCCAAGGACATCGTCCTGGCTGTGATCGGCAAGATCGGCACCGCTGGCGGTAACGGCCATGCCATCGAGTTCGCCGGCAGCGCGATTCGCGACCTGTCCGTCGAAGGCCGCATGACCATCTGCAACATGTCCATCGAAGCCGGCGCCCGTGTGGGCCTGGTGGCGGCGGACGAAAAGACCGTGGAATACGTCAAGGGTCGTCCATTCGCCCCCAAGGGCGCGGAATGGGACCTCGCCGTTGAAGCCTGGAAGGACCTGGTGTCCGACGCCGATGCCAAGTTCGACACCGTGGTGGAGCTGGATGCCGCGCAGATCAAGCCGCAAGTCAGCTGGGGCACTTCGCCCGAGATGGTGTTGGCGGTCGATCAGAACGTGCCGGACCCGGCCAAGGAAATGGACCTGGTCAAGCGCGACTCCATCGTCCGTGCCTTGAAATACATGGGTTTGACCGCCAACCAGGCGATCACCGACATCCAGCTGGACCGGGTATTCATCGGTTCCTGCACCAACTCGCGGATCGAAGACCTGCGCGCCGCGGCGGTTATCGCCAAGGGCCGCAAGGTGGCTTCGACCATCAAGCAGGCGATCGTGGTCCCGGGTTCGGGCCTGGTGAAGGCCCAGGCGGAGTCGGAAGGCCTGGATAAGATCTTCCTCGAAGCGGGCTTCGAATGGCGCGAGCCGGGCTGCTCGATGTGCCTGGCGATGAACCCGGACCGTTTGGAGTCCGGCGAGCATTGCGCTTCGACCTCGAACCGCAACTTCGAAGGTCGCCAGGGCGCCGGTGGCCGTACTCACCTGGTCAGCCCGGCCATGGCCGCGGCCGCCGCCGTCAACGGTCGTTTCGTCGACGTCCGTGAATTGATCTAA
- the leuD gene encoding 3-isopropylmalate dehydratase small subunit, which yields MKAFTQHTGLVAPLDRANVDTDQIIPKQFLKSIKRTGFGPNLFDEWRYLDVGQPYQDNSKRPLNKDFVLNAERYQGASVLLARENFGCGSSREHAPWALEEYGFRSIIAPSYADIFFNNSFKNGLLPIILSDAEVDELFQQVEANPGYQLQIDLQAQTVTRPDGKVLKFEIDAFRKHCLLNGLDDIGLTLQDGDAIAAFEAKHRASQPWLFRDA from the coding sequence ATGAAAGCTTTCACCCAGCACACCGGTCTTGTCGCGCCTTTGGATCGTGCCAACGTCGACACCGATCAGATCATTCCCAAGCAGTTCCTCAAGTCGATCAAGCGCACCGGCTTCGGCCCGAACCTGTTCGACGAGTGGCGCTACCTGGATGTCGGCCAGCCGTACCAGGACAACTCCAAGCGTCCGTTGAACAAGGATTTCGTGCTCAACGCCGAGCGCTACCAGGGCGCCAGTGTATTGCTGGCCCGGGAAAACTTCGGCTGCGGCTCCAGCCGTGAGCACGCGCCTTGGGCGTTGGAAGAATATGGTTTTCGCAGCATCATTGCCCCGAGCTACGCTGACATCTTCTTCAACAACAGCTTCAAGAACGGCTTGCTGCCGATCATCCTCAGCGATGCTGAAGTCGATGAATTGTTCCAGCAGGTCGAGGCCAATCCGGGCTACCAGTTGCAGATCGACCTGCAGGCCCAGACCGTGACCCGTCCCGATGGCAAGGTGTTGAAGTTCGAGATCGATGCGTTCCGCAAGCATTGCCTGCTCAACGGCCTGGACGATATCGGCCTGACCTTGCAGGACGGCGACGCGATTGCCGCCTTCGAGGCCAAGCATCGGGCCAGCCAGCCGTGGTTGTTTCGCGACGCCTGA